The following coding sequences lie in one Methanopyrus sp. SNP6 genomic window:
- the rpsJ gene encoding 30S ribosomal protein S10 — protein MAQEVRLRLSSTDHHKLEEVCERIKKVVEETGAQMSGPIPLPTKRLLVPTRKSPDGEGKATWDKWEMRIHKRLIDIKGDERTIRRLMRIHVPEEVHVEIIMK, from the coding sequence ATGGCCCAGGAAGTACGCCTGCGCCTGTCGAGTACCGATCACCACAAACTCGAGGAGGTCTGTGAGCGGATCAAGAAGGTCGTTGAGGAAACCGGTGCTCAGATGTCTGGTCCCATCCCACTGCCGACTAAACGACTTCTGGTTCCGACACGGAAGTCTCCGGACGGTGAAGGTAAGGCTACTTGGGACAAGTGGGAGATGCGCATTCACAAGCGGTTGATCGATATTAAAGGCGATGAGCGTACGATCCGACGGCTAATGCGTATACACGTCCCCGAAGAGGTGCACGTGGAGATCATCATGAAGTGA